The following are encoded together in the Xanthobacter autotrophicus Py2 genome:
- a CDS encoding ABC transporter related (PFAM: ABC transporter related~SMART: AAA ATPase~KEGG: rle:RL3885 putative Fur regulated salmonella iron ABC transporter) — MNAPLPPLTQADAAGAGLCVAHVTVTYRNGHTALRDASFEIPTGTITALVGVNGSGKSTLFKTIMGFLSAAKGSVTILGMSVREALKRNVVAYVPQAEEVDWTFPVLVEDVVMMGRYGHMNFLRMPRRADHEAVTAALGRVNMLEFRKRQIGELSGGQRKRVFLARALAQDARVILLDEPFTGVDVKTEDAIIALLKALRDEGRVMLVSTHNLGSVPEFCDRTVLIKGTVLAYGLTSEIFTQVNLEKAFGGVLRHFVLDESHSTAAGTLGVLTDDERPLVLYKDRPAASGTAGSSEGIG, encoded by the coding sequence ATGAATGCCCCGCTTCCTCCCCTCACCCAGGCGGATGCCGCCGGCGCCGGCCTTTGCGTCGCCCACGTCACCGTCACCTATCGCAACGGCCACACCGCCCTGCGCGACGCCAGCTTCGAGATCCCCACCGGCACCATCACCGCGCTGGTGGGGGTGAACGGCTCGGGCAAGTCCACCCTGTTCAAGACCATCATGGGCTTCCTCTCGGCGGCGAAGGGGTCCGTCACCATCCTCGGCATGAGCGTGCGCGAGGCATTAAAGCGCAACGTGGTGGCCTATGTGCCCCAGGCCGAGGAGGTGGACTGGACCTTCCCCGTGCTGGTGGAAGACGTGGTGATGATGGGCCGCTACGGCCACATGAATTTCCTGCGCATGCCCCGCCGCGCCGACCACGAAGCGGTGACGGCGGCGCTCGGCCGCGTCAACATGCTGGAATTCCGCAAGCGCCAGATCGGCGAGCTCTCCGGCGGGCAGAGGAAGCGCGTGTTCCTCGCCCGCGCGCTGGCGCAGGACGCCCGCGTGATCCTGCTCGACGAGCCCTTCACCGGCGTGGACGTGAAGACCGAGGACGCCATCATCGCCCTGTTGAAGGCGCTGCGCGACGAGGGCCGGGTGATGCTTGTCTCCACCCACAATCTCGGCTCGGTGCCGGAATTCTGCGACCGCACGGTGCTCATCAAGGGCACGGTGCTGGCCTATGGGCTGACCTCCGAGATCTTCACGCAGGTGAACCTCGAGAAGGCCTTCGGCGGCGTGCTGCGCCATTTCGTGCTGGACGAGAGCCACTCCACCGCCGCCGGCACGCTGGGCGTGCTGACCGACGACGAGCGCCCCCTCGTGCTCTACAAGGACCGCCCCGCCGCCAGCGGCACCGCCGGCTCCTCGGAGGGGATCGGGTAA
- a CDS encoding Alkanesulfonate monooxygenase (PFAM: luciferase family protein~KEGG: bbt:BBta_1866 alkanesulfonate monooxygenase (FMNH2-dependent aliphatic sulfonate monooxygenase)), producing MSNAEASPAAPSLTPATEANVLWFLPTHGDGHYLGTSHGAREVSLGYLRQIAQAADQLGYYGVLIPTGRSCEDSWIVASALAGLTERLRFLVAVRPGLLSPGVAARMTATLDRISNGRALINVVTGGDPEENKGDGFFADHAERYEITREFLDIYTRLLKGEEVTFAGKHLQVEGGKLLYPPVQQPHPPLFFGGSSAPAHEVAARQVQKYLTWGEPPALVAEKIRDLKARAAAVGRELSFGIRLHVIVRDTTAEAWAAADKLISYIDDTTIAEAQKVFARMDSEGQRRMSALHGGRRDKLEVSPNLWAGVGLVRGGAGTALVGDPEIVAERMKEYMALGIDTFVLSGYPHLEEAYRFGEGVLPLLPLASGTGRPKAATNHRGPFGEIIGNAIVPQERQRSAS from the coding sequence ATGTCGAATGCCGAAGCCTCGCCCGCCGCCCCCTCCCTGACCCCGGCGACGGAAGCCAACGTGCTGTGGTTCCTGCCCACCCACGGCGACGGGCACTATCTCGGCACGTCTCACGGGGCGCGGGAGGTGAGCCTCGGCTACCTGCGCCAGATCGCGCAGGCGGCGGACCAGCTCGGCTATTACGGCGTGCTCATCCCCACCGGCCGCTCCTGCGAGGATTCGTGGATCGTCGCCTCGGCGCTGGCGGGCCTCACCGAGCGGCTGCGCTTCCTGGTGGCGGTGCGGCCCGGCCTGCTCTCGCCCGGCGTCGCGGCGCGCATGACGGCGACGCTGGACCGCATCTCCAACGGGCGGGCGCTCATCAACGTGGTCACCGGCGGCGACCCCGAGGAGAACAAGGGCGACGGCTTCTTCGCCGACCATGCCGAGCGCTACGAGATCACGCGGGAGTTCCTCGACATCTACACCCGCCTTCTGAAGGGCGAGGAGGTGACCTTCGCCGGCAAGCACCTGCAGGTGGAGGGCGGCAAGCTGCTCTATCCGCCGGTGCAGCAGCCCCATCCGCCGCTGTTCTTCGGCGGCTCCTCTGCCCCGGCCCACGAGGTGGCGGCGCGGCAGGTGCAGAAGTATCTCACCTGGGGCGAGCCCCCGGCGCTGGTGGCCGAGAAGATCAGGGACCTGAAGGCCCGCGCCGCCGCGGTGGGCCGCGAGCTGAGCTTCGGCATCCGCCTCCATGTCATCGTGCGCGACACCACTGCCGAGGCCTGGGCGGCGGCGGACAAGCTGATCTCCTACATCGACGACACCACCATCGCCGAGGCGCAGAAGGTGTTCGCGCGCATGGATTCGGAAGGCCAGCGGCGGATGAGTGCCCTGCATGGCGGACGCCGCGACAAGCTGGAGGTGAGTCCCAACCTGTGGGCCGGCGTGGGCCTGGTGCGCGGCGGCGCCGGCACCGCCCTGGTGGGCGATCCCGAGATCGTGGCCGAGCGCATGAAGGAATATATGGCGCTGGGCATCGATACCTTCGTGCTCTCCGGCTACCCCCACCTCGAGGAAGCCTATCGGTTCGGCGAGGGGGTGCTGCCGCTGCTGCCGCTCGCCTCGGGCACGGGCAGGCCCAAGGCGGCGACCAACCATCGCGGCCCGTTCGGCGAGATCATCGGCAACGCCATCGTGCCGCAGGAGCGCCAGCGCTCGGCCTCCTGA
- a CDS encoding ABC transporter related (PFAM: ABC transporter related~SMART: AAA ATPase~KEGG: pmy:Pmen_4320 ABC transporter related), with translation MEIFAASDAEISAALRDRHSREPDSREPNGRVLEIRETFRSPRFPEIATAERRHGERIRLNSVVKSFGARTVLRRLDLDVPAGQFLAVVGRSGGGKTTLMRLICGLDTATSGEVRIGEATVTGLMPQVRLLFQDARLAPWQRVIGNVGIARGPGWREKAHAALRDVGLADRGREWPYVLSGGQKQRVALARALVSRPGVLLLDEPFGALDALTRVEMHRLTERIWTEYGFTVVLITHDVAEAVSLADRVVVLRQGEIALDVPVDPDGTLPRGARTGAEAARLHERILAAV, from the coding sequence ATGGAAATCTTCGCCGCCAGCGACGCCGAGATCTCCGCCGCCCTCCGAGACCGGCACAGCCGCGAACCGGACAGCCGCGAACCCAACGGCCGCGTTTTGGAGATTCGCGAAACCTTCCGCAGCCCACGCTTTCCGGAAATCGCCACCGCCGAGCGACGGCACGGCGAGCGCATCCGCCTCAACAGTGTGGTGAAGAGCTTCGGCGCCCGCACCGTGCTGCGCCGGCTCGACCTCGACGTGCCCGCCGGCCAGTTCCTCGCCGTGGTGGGCCGCTCGGGCGGGGGCAAGACCACGCTGATGCGCCTCATCTGCGGGCTCGACACCGCCACCTCCGGCGAGGTGCGCATCGGCGAGGCCACTGTAACAGGCCTGATGCCGCAGGTGCGCCTGCTGTTCCAGGATGCCCGCCTCGCGCCCTGGCAGCGGGTGATCGGCAATGTGGGCATCGCCCGCGGCCCCGGCTGGCGCGAGAAGGCCCATGCGGCCCTCAGGGACGTGGGCCTCGCCGATCGCGGCCGGGAATGGCCCTATGTGCTCTCCGGCGGGCAGAAGCAGCGCGTGGCGCTGGCGCGCGCCCTGGTGTCGCGCCCCGGCGTGCTGCTGCTGGACGAGCCGTTCGGCGCGCTCGACGCCCTGACCCGGGTGGAGATGCACCGCCTCACCGAGCGCATCTGGACGGAATACGGATTCACCGTGGTGCTCATTACCCACGACGTGGCCGAGGCGGTGTCACTGGCCGACCGCGTGGTGGTGCTGCGGCAGGGCGAGATCGCCCTCGACGTTCCGGTGGACCCCGACGGCACCTTGCCCCGCGGCGCGCGCACCGGCGCCGAGGCCGCCCGCCTGCACGAGCGCATCCTCGCCGCCGTGTGA
- a CDS encoding binding-protein-dependent transport systems inner membrane component (PFAM: binding-protein-dependent transport systems inner membrane component~KEGG: gtn:GTNG_2610 putative transport system permease protein of aliphatic sulfonates ABC transporter): MSLSGPTEAIAFTHGAAAGTLPASSVPAVVGAQAERRDAAGTAGRSRLAGTGQALGRSLAKSLAPWALPLAILAVWQAAASLGFLSSRVLPAPGDVALAFWRTLKDGTLLSNICVSTGRALTGLAIGGGIGFALGVLNGVWKPAETALDSTLQMLRNVPHLAIIPLVILWFGIGEEAKIFLVAVGVAFPIYLNTYHGIRNVDAGLVEMARVYGLSPAALFTRIVLPGALPSVLVGLRYALGIMWLTLIVAETISSTEGIGYMTMNAREFLQTDVVVLGVLAYALLGKLADSLTRGIEQRALAWNPAYQPGGKGVA; the protein is encoded by the coding sequence ATGAGCCTGTCCGGCCCCACCGAAGCCATCGCCTTCACCCACGGCGCGGCTGCCGGCACCCTGCCGGCCAGTAGCGTCCCGGCCGTCGTCGGGGCACAGGCGGAGCGTCGCGATGCCGCCGGCACTGCCGGCCGGTCGCGGCTGGCAGGCACCGGGCAGGCACTGGGCAGATCGCTGGCGAAGTCGCTCGCCCCCTGGGCGCTGCCGCTGGCCATCCTCGCCGTGTGGCAGGCGGCGGCGAGCCTGGGCTTCCTCTCCTCCCGGGTGCTGCCGGCACCGGGGGACGTTGCGCTCGCCTTCTGGCGCACCCTGAAGGACGGCACGCTCCTGTCCAACATCTGCGTCTCCACCGGCCGGGCGCTCACCGGCCTTGCCATCGGCGGCGGCATCGGCTTCGCGCTCGGGGTGCTCAACGGGGTGTGGAAGCCGGCGGAAACCGCGCTGGATTCCACCCTGCAGATGCTGCGCAACGTGCCGCACCTCGCCATCATCCCCCTCGTCATCCTGTGGTTCGGCATCGGCGAGGAGGCCAAGATCTTCCTGGTGGCGGTGGGGGTGGCCTTCCCCATCTATCTCAACACCTACCATGGCATCCGCAACGTGGACGCCGGCCTCGTCGAGATGGCGCGGGTCTACGGGCTTTCGCCCGCCGCCCTGTTCACCCGCATCGTGCTGCCCGGAGCGCTGCCCTCGGTGCTGGTGGGCCTGCGTTACGCGCTGGGCATCATGTGGCTGACCCTGATCGTGGCCGAGACCATCTCCTCCACCGAGGGCATCGGCTACATGACCATGAATGCCCGCGAATTCCTCCAGACCGACGTGGTGGTGCTGGGCGTGCTGGCCTATGCCCTCCTCGGCAAGCTCGCCGACAGCCTGACGCGGGGCATCGAGCAGCGCGCGCTGGCCTGGAACCCGGCCTACCAGCCCGGCGGCAAGGGAGTGGCGTGA
- a CDS encoding aliphatic sulfonates family ABC transporter, periplsmic ligand-binding protein (TIGRFAM: aliphatic sulfonates family ABC transporter, periplsmic ligand-binding protein~PFAM: Substrate-binding region of ABC-type glycine betaine transport system~SMART: extracellular solute-binding protein family 3~KEGG: bbt:BBta_2507 putative ABC transporter, substrate binding protein) yields MTHRVTRRTSLLLAAGLATSLATGLVSAPALAQEKVVRIGYQKYGTLILLKNKGLLEEKLKPLGYSVKWAEFPAGPQLLEALNAGAIDFGNTGEAPPVFAQAAGAPLIYVGYEPAAPQGEAILVPKDSPLKTVADLKGKTVALNKGSNVHFLLVKALEKAGVPYSDIKTAYLTPADARAAFERGSVDAWAIWDPFQAAAEKTIAARQLADGTGIVSNYQFYFSTKAFVDQAPQVVDAVLAGVAEIGAWVKANPKAAAETFSPLIGIPAPILEVALARQQYDVKPLTPQVAAEQQKVADAFFALGLIPKPIRIADALRAPKS; encoded by the coding sequence ATGACCCACCGCGTCACCCGCCGCACCTCGCTCCTCCTCGCAGCCGGCCTTGCGACCAGCCTGGCGACGGGCCTCGTCTCGGCCCCCGCGCTGGCGCAGGAGAAGGTGGTCCGCATCGGCTACCAGAAGTACGGCACCCTCATCCTGCTGAAGAACAAGGGCCTGCTGGAAGAGAAGCTGAAGCCCCTCGGCTACAGCGTGAAGTGGGCCGAGTTCCCGGCCGGCCCGCAGCTCCTGGAGGCGCTGAACGCCGGCGCCATCGACTTCGGCAATACCGGCGAGGCCCCGCCGGTGTTCGCCCAGGCCGCCGGCGCGCCCCTCATCTACGTGGGCTACGAGCCCGCCGCGCCCCAGGGCGAGGCCATCCTGGTGCCCAAGGACAGCCCGCTGAAGACCGTCGCCGACCTCAAGGGCAAGACGGTGGCCCTCAACAAGGGCTCCAACGTCCACTTCCTGCTGGTGAAGGCGCTGGAGAAGGCCGGCGTGCCCTACAGCGACATCAAGACCGCCTACCTCACCCCGGCCGATGCCCGCGCCGCCTTCGAGCGCGGCTCGGTGGACGCCTGGGCCATCTGGGACCCCTTCCAGGCGGCGGCGGAGAAGACCATCGCGGCCCGTCAGCTGGCGGACGGCACCGGCATCGTCTCCAACTACCAGTTCTATTTCTCCACCAAGGCCTTCGTGGACCAGGCCCCGCAGGTGGTGGATGCGGTGCTGGCCGGCGTCGCCGAGATCGGCGCCTGGGTGAAGGCCAATCCCAAGGCGGCGGCCGAGACCTTCTCGCCCCTCATCGGCATTCCCGCGCCGATCCTGGAGGTGGCGCTGGCCCGCCAGCAGTATGACGTGAAGCCGCTGACGCCCCAGGTGGCGGCGGAGCAGCAGAAAGTAGCGGACGCCTTCTTCGCCCTGGGCCTCATCCCCAAGCCCATCCGCATCGCCGACGCCCTGCGCGCGCCCAAATCCTGA
- a CDS encoding periplasmic solute binding protein (PFAM: periplasmic solute binding protein~KEGG: sme:SMc02509 putative iron-binding periplasmic ABC transporter protein) encodes MRCRSCLTAGSTAPSLVRSWAGRVFSAAGAVLLAALVATSSTAPARAADKLKVVTTFTIIADMAKNVAGDAAQVDSITKPGAEIHNYQPTPGDLIKAQGANLILWNGLNLELWFEKFFSRLKGVPSVVVSDGVEPMGITEGPYSGKPNPHAWMSPTAALVYVDNIRDALVKYDPANATTYKANAEAYKAKITATIAPIRAELDKVPADQRWLVTSEGAFSYLARDFGLKPLYLWPINADQQGTPQQVRRVVDRMRADKIPAIFSESTISAEPAKQVARETGARYGGVLYVDSLSDAAGPVPTYLDLLRVTSTTIAEGLTGGTAR; translated from the coding sequence ATGCGCTGCCGTAGCTGTTTGACGGCCGGTTCTACGGCCCCTTCTTTGGTGCGTTCCTGGGCTGGCCGCGTCTTTTCGGCGGCCGGCGCCGTGCTTCTCGCGGCGCTGGTGGCAACCTCGTCCACTGCCCCGGCCCGGGCAGCCGACAAGCTGAAGGTGGTCACCACCTTCACCATCATCGCCGACATGGCGAAGAACGTGGCCGGCGATGCCGCGCAGGTGGACAGCATCACCAAGCCCGGCGCCGAGATCCACAATTACCAGCCCACCCCCGGCGACCTCATCAAGGCTCAGGGCGCCAACCTCATCCTGTGGAACGGCCTGAACCTCGAACTGTGGTTCGAGAAGTTCTTCAGCCGCCTGAAGGGCGTGCCGAGCGTGGTGGTGTCCGACGGCGTCGAGCCCATGGGCATCACGGAGGGCCCCTACAGCGGCAAGCCCAATCCCCACGCCTGGATGTCGCCCACCGCCGCCCTCGTCTACGTGGACAACATCCGCGACGCGCTGGTGAAATACGATCCCGCCAACGCCACCACCTACAAGGCCAATGCCGAGGCCTACAAGGCCAAGATCACCGCCACCATCGCCCCCATCCGCGCCGAGCTGGACAAGGTGCCGGCAGACCAGCGCTGGCTGGTCACCAGCGAGGGCGCCTTCAGCTACCTGGCGCGGGATTTCGGCCTGAAGCCGCTCTATCTGTGGCCCATCAACGCCGACCAGCAGGGCACGCCCCAGCAGGTGCGCCGGGTGGTGGACCGCATGCGAGCGGACAAGATCCCCGCCATCTTCTCCGAGAGCACCATTTCCGCCGAGCCCGCCAAGCAGGTGGCGCGGGAGACCGGCGCCCGCTACGGCGGCGTGCTCTATGTGGATTCGCTGAGCGACGCCGCAGGCCCGGTGCCCACCTATCTCGACCTGCTGCGGGTGACCTCCACCACCATCGCCGAAGGCCTCACCGGAGGCACCGCCCGATGA
- a CDS encoding conserved hypothetical signal peptide protein (KEGG: mes:Meso_1578 conserved hypothetical signal peptide protein): MTASTATASTLAFRFAVIFVVAGMLMGIAMAASHDTSVMPAHAHLNLLGWVSLFLFGIYYERRPALDTSGLARVQVLIWALATTVLTVAVAGVHLGHDAADPVAAVTSLVVLGDMLLFGYLVYRGGPARENKGFAPAE; the protein is encoded by the coding sequence ATGACCGCATCAACCGCCACAGCCTCCACCCTCGCCTTCCGCTTCGCCGTCATCTTCGTTGTGGCGGGCATGCTCATGGGCATCGCCATGGCCGCCTCCCACGACACCTCGGTGATGCCCGCCCACGCGCATCTCAACCTGCTCGGCTGGGTGAGCCTGTTTCTGTTCGGCATCTATTACGAACGGCGCCCCGCCCTCGACACCAGCGGCCTCGCCCGGGTCCAGGTCCTGATTTGGGCATTGGCCACTACGGTGCTCACGGTGGCCGTGGCCGGCGTCCACCTGGGCCACGACGCCGCCGACCCGGTGGCGGCGGTGACCTCACTGGTGGTCCTCGGCGACATGCTGCTGTTTGGCTATCTGGTGTATCGCGGCGGGCCAGCGCGGGAGAATAAAGGCTTCGCGCCGGCGGAGTGA
- a CDS encoding flavin reductase domain protein FMN-binding (PFAM: flavin reductase domain protein FMN-binding~KEGG: rpe:RPE_3196 flavin reductase domain protein, FMN-binding protein) yields the protein MNAHTPVAAPTPSPTQSPSLAPELPDASLAFRAAMRKLAGAVSVLTVGTGDERTGLTATSVTSLSVEPPTLLIAVNRGSSSFAPLLKERSFAINVLRPHHQPIADQFAGKGGLKGPARYQGADWTKLETGAPVLADALAAFDCELEDAIERHSHVIVIGRVVASRITESAQPLLYWAGGYRGLAD from the coding sequence ATGAACGCGCATACGCCCGTCGCCGCCCCCACCCCCTCGCCCACCCAATCGCCGAGCCTTGCCCCCGAGCTGCCGGACGCCTCGCTCGCCTTCCGCGCCGCCATGCGCAAGCTGGCCGGGGCCGTGAGCGTGCTCACCGTCGGCACCGGGGACGAGCGCACCGGGCTCACCGCCACCTCGGTCACCTCGCTTTCGGTGGAGCCGCCGACCCTGCTCATTGCCGTCAACCGCGGCTCCTCGTCCTTCGCCCCGCTGCTGAAGGAGCGCAGCTTCGCCATCAACGTGCTGCGCCCCCACCACCAGCCCATCGCCGACCAGTTCGCCGGCAAGGGCGGCCTGAAGGGACCCGCGCGCTACCAGGGCGCCGACTGGACCAAGCTGGAAACCGGCGCGCCGGTGCTGGCGGACGCGCTGGCCGCCTTCGACTGCGAGCTGGAGGACGCCATCGAGCGGCACTCCCACGTCATCGTCATCGGTCGCGTGGTGGCCTCGCGCATCACCGAGAGCGCGCAGCCGCTGCTCTACTGGGCCGGCGGCTATCGCGGCCTCGCCGACTGA
- a CDS encoding potassium efflux system protein (TIGRFAM: potassium efflux system protein~PFAM: TrkA-N domain protein; sodium/hydrogen exchanger~KEGG: mlo:mlr3234 potassium-efflux system protein): MPHETPLIATLVGAFVLAFVFGAIAQRFKLSPLVGYLLAGVMVGPFTPGFVADQSMALELAEIGVILLMFGVGLHFSLSDLLSVKAIAIPGAVLQIGVATLMGMGLAYALGWGLGAGIVFGLALSVASTVVLLRALQERRMVESEQGRIAVGWLIVEDLAMVLALVLLPALSGALGGRVVATPTVEWLGGDDVWMTLGITLAKVAGFVVLMLVVGRRVIPGIMHWVAHIGSRELFRLAVLAIALGVAFGSAKLFGVSFALGAFFAGMVLSESPLSHRAAEETLPLRDAFAVLFFVSVGMLVDPSIVIKSPIPLIITVLIVLFGKSLAAFLLVRAFGYGNITALTISASLAQIGEFSFILVALGVDLHLLPEEGRDLILAAAIISILANPFFFLALDRYRAKAVKVSTANAAAAAPAQAAADKAATAKGAEKGAEKAPPAPTLPVTAQQAHTVLVGYGRVGHLVADGLKAAGLPFLVIEDQEDRVEELRRGDIEVIDANAASPAAITAANVAGASRLILAIPDGFEASGVLRKARQMNPGIEIIARAHSDAEVEHLRQGGANFIIMGEREVARGMLAHVLDRSDADLAAAVQAAGVASGTEAASPSPDAPVAEVEVSPVTPPTQSIAAAGATPAPAPTMVPAGIAGPAATQPPLSAPESAPGPVPALAESAAAEQNEKG, translated from the coding sequence TTGCCCCACGAAACGCCGCTCATTGCGACACTCGTCGGGGCCTTCGTCCTCGCCTTCGTCTTCGGCGCCATCGCCCAGCGCTTCAAGCTGTCGCCGCTGGTGGGCTACCTGCTGGCCGGCGTCATGGTGGGACCGTTCACCCCCGGCTTCGTCGCCGACCAGAGCATGGCGCTGGAGCTGGCCGAGATCGGCGTCATCCTGCTCATGTTCGGCGTCGGCCTGCATTTTTCGCTGAGCGACCTGTTGTCGGTGAAGGCCATCGCCATTCCCGGCGCGGTGCTGCAGATCGGCGTCGCAACCCTGATGGGCATGGGCCTCGCCTATGCCCTCGGCTGGGGGCTGGGCGCCGGCATCGTGTTCGGCCTCGCCCTGTCGGTGGCGAGCACCGTGGTGCTGCTTCGAGCGCTGCAGGAACGGCGCATGGTGGAAAGCGAGCAGGGCCGCATCGCGGTCGGCTGGCTCATCGTGGAAGACCTCGCCATGGTGCTGGCGCTGGTGCTGCTGCCCGCCCTTTCCGGTGCCCTCGGCGGGCGCGTGGTGGCCACCCCCACCGTCGAATGGCTGGGCGGGGACGACGTGTGGATGACGCTGGGCATCACGCTGGCCAAGGTGGCCGGCTTCGTGGTGCTGATGCTGGTGGTGGGCCGGCGGGTCATTCCCGGCATCATGCACTGGGTGGCCCATATCGGCTCGCGGGAGCTGTTCCGCCTCGCCGTGCTGGCCATCGCGCTGGGCGTCGCCTTCGGCTCGGCCAAGCTGTTCGGGGTGTCGTTCGCGCTCGGCGCCTTCTTCGCCGGCATGGTGCTGAGCGAATCGCCCCTGTCCCACCGCGCGGCGGAAGAGACGCTGCCCCTGCGCGACGCCTTCGCCGTGCTGTTCTTCGTCTCGGTGGGCATGCTGGTGGACCCCTCCATCGTCATCAAGAGCCCGATCCCGCTCATCATCACCGTGCTGATCGTGCTGTTCGGCAAGTCGCTGGCCGCCTTCCTGCTGGTGCGGGCGTTCGGCTACGGCAATATCACGGCGCTCACCATCTCCGCCTCGCTGGCGCAGATCGGCGAATTCTCCTTCATCCTGGTGGCGCTGGGCGTCGACCTCCACCTGCTGCCCGAGGAAGGCCGCGACCTCATCCTCGCGGCGGCGATCATCTCCATTCTCGCCAACCCCTTCTTCTTCCTGGCGCTGGATCGCTACCGGGCGAAGGCGGTGAAGGTGTCCACCGCCAATGCGGCGGCCGCGGCTCCGGCCCAGGCCGCGGCGGACAAGGCCGCGACAGCCAAGGGCGCGGAGAAGGGGGCGGAGAAGGCGCCGCCCGCCCCGACCCTGCCGGTCACCGCCCAGCAGGCCCATACGGTGCTGGTGGGCTACGGCCGGGTGGGCCACCTGGTGGCGGACGGGCTGAAGGCCGCCGGCCTGCCCTTCCTCGTCATCGAGGACCAGGAAGACCGGGTGGAGGAGCTGCGGCGCGGCGACATCGAGGTGATCGACGCCAATGCCGCCTCCCCCGCCGCCATCACCGCCGCCAACGTGGCGGGGGCGAGCCGGCTCATCCTCGCCATTCCCGACGGCTTCGAGGCCAGCGGCGTGCTGCGCAAGGCCCGCCAGATGAACCCCGGCATCGAGATCATCGCCCGCGCCCATTCGGACGCGGAGGTGGAGCACCTGCGCCAGGGCGGCGCCAATTTCATCATCATGGGCGAGCGCGAGGTGGCGCGCGGCATGCTGGCCCATGTGCTGGACCGCAGCGACGCCGACCTTGCCGCCGCCGTGCAGGCTGCCGGGGTCGCCAGCGGGACCGAGGCTGCATCCCCCTCCCCCGATGCGCCCGTCGCCGAGGTGGAGGTGAGCCCGGTCACGCCCCCCACTCAGTCCATTGCTGCGGCCGGGGCAACTCCTGCGCCCGCGCCCACCATGGTTCCAGCGGGCATCGCCGGGCCTGCGGCAACGCAGCCGCCGCTTTCGGCGCCGGAATCCGCTCCCGGCCCGGTCCCCGCCCTTGCGGAGAGCGCCGCAGCGGAGCAGAACGAAAAGGGTTAG
- a CDS encoding ErfK/YbiS/YcfS/YnhG family protein (PFAM: ErfK/YbiS/YcfS/YnhG family protein~KEGG: bqu:BQ03270 hypothetical protein), which translates to MALKPAPADHSSTPERLTRRLFVLGAPLALAACVTNPPPAPLNRSALMYGPVEGEPFPVDEVDLSEVDPRFLRQEVPAPAGFAPGTILVDINERFLYLIGKDGKAIRYGVGVGKEGYSFKGWATIKRKEKWPHWTPTANMVRLQPARYGPYAAGLPGGETNPLGPRALYLYDGDRDTLFRIHGTIEPWSIGQQVSSGCIRLLNQDIIDLYERVPLGTRVYVRG; encoded by the coding sequence ATGGCCCTGAAGCCCGCCCCGGCAGATCATTCCTCGACGCCTGAACGCCTTACCCGCCGCCTGTTTGTGCTCGGCGCGCCCCTGGCGCTGGCCGCCTGCGTGACCAATCCGCCGCCGGCGCCGCTGAACCGGTCGGCGCTGATGTATGGCCCGGTGGAGGGCGAGCCCTTCCCGGTGGACGAGGTCGACCTGTCCGAGGTGGATCCCCGCTTCCTGCGCCAGGAAGTGCCGGCGCCGGCGGGCTTCGCGCCCGGCACCATCCTCGTCGATATCAACGAGCGGTTCCTTTACCTCATCGGCAAGGACGGCAAGGCCATCCGCTACGGCGTGGGCGTGGGCAAGGAGGGCTATTCCTTCAAGGGCTGGGCCACCATCAAGCGCAAGGAAAAGTGGCCGCACTGGACCCCCACCGCCAACATGGTCCGCCTCCAGCCGGCCCGCTACGGACCCTATGCGGCCGGCCTGCCCGGCGGCGAGACCAACCCGCTCGGCCCGCGCGCGCTTTATCTCTATGACGGCGACCGCGACACCCTGTTCCGCATTCACGGCACCATCGAGCCGTGGAGCATCGGCCAGCAGGTGTCCTCCGGCTGCATCCGCCTGCTCAACCAGGACATCATCGACCTCTACGAGCGCGTGCCGCTCGGCACCCGGGTCTATGTGAGGGGCTGA